Proteins from a genomic interval of Streptomyces sp. NBC_01445:
- a CDS encoding carbohydrate ABC transporter permease, protein MTVNTLLDPAPKSKTAPTPTQSEPRGRRNRLRGPRVALYALLIAGALEALVPILWVLSGSLQSAKQLYKGTDPIPHPFEWGNFATAWNEGGFSQYLPNSLLYTAAAVLGILVIASLAGYALARIEFPGRGAVVGFILVIMIIPMPASFIAQYKLLITLGLANTRIGYILVLIAGGLPISILIMRGFFASQPKELEEAAAIDGASLLGTFWRIILPLAKPGLIAVAVIQAMGVWNEYLMGLVLFNDSSLMPVQRGLTNFVSADSPQQQILLAASVIAVLPIVIFYAIAQRHIISGLSAGALK, encoded by the coding sequence GTGACCGTGAACACTCTTCTCGACCCGGCACCGAAGTCAAAGACGGCGCCGACACCGACGCAGAGCGAGCCGCGAGGCCGTCGAAACCGTCTGCGCGGACCACGGGTAGCCCTGTACGCGCTGCTGATCGCCGGCGCGCTGGAAGCGCTGGTGCCGATCCTGTGGGTGCTGAGCGGATCCCTGCAGAGCGCGAAGCAGCTGTACAAGGGAACCGACCCCATCCCGCACCCCTTCGAATGGGGCAACTTCGCCACCGCCTGGAACGAGGGAGGATTCAGCCAGTACCTGCCCAACAGCCTCCTCTACACGGCGGCGGCGGTCCTCGGGATCCTGGTCATCGCGAGCCTGGCCGGGTACGCCCTGGCACGCATCGAGTTCCCCGGCCGAGGCGCGGTCGTGGGCTTCATCCTCGTCATCATGATCATCCCGATGCCGGCCTCGTTCATCGCCCAGTACAAGCTGCTGATCACTCTCGGACTCGCCAACACCCGCATCGGCTACATCCTTGTCCTCATCGCCGGCGGGCTGCCGATCTCCATCCTGATCATGCGCGGGTTCTTCGCCAGCCAGCCCAAGGAGTTGGAGGAGGCCGCTGCCATCGACGGCGCCTCCCTGCTCGGCACCTTCTGGCGCATCATCCTCCCGCTGGCCAAGCCGGGCCTGATCGCGGTGGCCGTCATCCAGGCCATGGGGGTCTGGAACGAGTACCTCATGGGCCTGGTGCTGTTCAACGACAGCTCACTGATGCCCGTACAGCGCGGACTCACCAACTTCGTGTCGGCGGATTCTCCGCAACAGCAGATCCTGCTCGCCGCCTCGGTCATCGCGGTCCTGCCGATTGTCATCTTCTACGCGATCGCACAGCGCCACATCATCAGCGGGCTCTCGGCGGGCGCGCTCAAATAG
- a CDS encoding carbohydrate ABC transporter permease gives MRRRSRVPAAWLFLAPALAMIGLFTVVPFVQGILLSFQSWDGVSLDTPYIGLDNYRYVWHDTQFWGSMKNAVLYGAVGLVVANAVSMVMALAVHRARRGSAFFRTVFYLPGVFSTVVVGVMFSWFLDPNIGIVNQALKAVGLDGLQHNWLGDPKTAVIAVAAVFVWYHWGFGFILFLAGRQDVPKELYEASSLDGARGWAQFRYVTWPGMSHVTGIVSVLTLLSGLQIFGTVQVLTGGGPAGHTEVPTLHIYQQAFQYNEYGRAAAMSVIFGLCLIALACFQLWVSRRLGGSTDPRTEKGR, from the coding sequence ATGAGGCGGCGCAGTCGCGTGCCCGCGGCCTGGCTGTTCCTGGCGCCGGCACTCGCCATGATCGGCCTGTTCACGGTGGTCCCCTTCGTGCAGGGCATTCTCCTGAGTTTCCAGTCCTGGGACGGGGTGAGCCTGGACACGCCGTACATCGGGCTCGACAACTACCGCTATGTGTGGCATGACACCCAGTTCTGGGGCTCGATGAAGAACGCCGTCCTGTACGGCGCGGTCGGTCTGGTCGTCGCCAACGCGGTCTCGATGGTGATGGCCCTTGCCGTGCACCGTGCCCGCCGCGGGTCCGCGTTCTTCCGCACCGTCTTCTACCTCCCTGGGGTGTTCTCCACGGTGGTGGTGGGCGTGATGTTCTCGTGGTTCCTCGACCCGAACATCGGGATCGTCAACCAGGCACTCAAGGCCGTCGGCCTCGACGGACTTCAGCACAACTGGCTGGGTGACCCCAAGACGGCCGTGATCGCGGTCGCCGCCGTGTTCGTCTGGTACCACTGGGGCTTCGGCTTCATCCTCTTCCTCGCCGGCCGGCAGGACGTGCCCAAGGAGCTGTACGAGGCATCATCCCTGGACGGGGCCCGCGGCTGGGCCCAGTTCCGCTACGTCACCTGGCCCGGGATGTCGCACGTCACCGGCATCGTCAGCGTACTGACCCTGCTCAGCGGACTGCAGATCTTCGGCACGGTCCAGGTCCTGACCGGCGGCGGCCCCGCAGGCCACACCGAGGTTCCCACCCTGCACATCTACCAACAGGCTTTCCAGTACAACGAGTACGGCCGCGCGGCCGCCATGTCCGTCATCTTCGGGCTGTGCCTGATTGCCCTGGCCTGCTTCCAGCTGTGGGTCTCCCGCAGGCTCGGCGGAAGCACCGACCCCCGGACGGAGAAGGGAAGGTGA